From the Conger conger chromosome 14, fConCon1.1, whole genome shotgun sequence genome, one window contains:
- the LOC133109632 gene encoding protein SSUH2 homolog, producing MDRRQLLSDQDDFPGQQYQSASGPGYGGPNGPQDGGASAPPSDTMDTVPGYEGTGLGGNDLPYQGPPQTPGPRMPGPQAGDWQIPSISEEVAREAFLEYAGSQCCYSSKPVKEMVFSDLQPHNTYRYRLETFTESRSTEWASEPYTGQVVDGFMGVAPGPWEIPVSFPTLFQKSKKEVRVPHTSSVKGCHTCMSLGKIPCKKCVTSGMVQCWVCHGSGRNADDRCHSCNGSGRARCTACSGVGSKACKTCKGRGQLLCFIKLVVKWNNNMFEKVVDKQSGLPMDLISAVTGEMLFSDMQPMVYPVTGFPDHAISQAAERGVREHQAQYFSSCRILQQRQTIELIHITRVHYSWKEKTHIYFVYGAEHKVYTEDYPAKCCCCTLL from the exons ATGGACAGACGTCAATTGTTAAG TGACCAAGATGATTTTCCAGGCCAGCAATATCAAAGTGCCTCGGGTCCAG GATATGGTGGCCCGAACGGGCCACAGGATGGTGGGGCATCGGCGCCCCCTTCAGATACGATGGACACGGTGCCAGGTTATGAGGGCACCGGACTGGGAGGAAATG ACCTGCCTTACCAGGGCCCACCTCAGACTCCAGGACCCAGAATGCCCGGGCCCCAAGCCGGCGACTGGCA aattccctccATCAGTGAGGAAGTGGCTCGAGAGGCGTTCCTGGAGTACGCAGGCAGCCAGTGCTGCTACAGCAGCAAGCCAGTGAAGGAGATGGTGTTCAGTGACCTCCAGCCCCATAACACATACAGG TACCGGCTGGAGACCTTTACCGAATCCCGCTCTACCGAGTGGGCAAGTGAGCCATACACGG GTCAGGTGGTGGATGGGTTTATGGGTGTGGCTCCGGGACCCTGGGAAATCCCCGTCAGCTTCCCAACCTTGTTTCAGAAAAGCAAAAAGGAGGTCCGTGTTCCCCACACCTCTTCTGTAAAG GGTTGCCACACATGCATGTCTCTGGGCAAAATTCCTTGTAAGAAGTGTGTGACATCAGGAATG GTGCAGTGCTGGGTGTGTCACGGTTCTGGCAGGAACGCAGACGACCGCTGCCACTCCTGTAACGGGTCAGGCCGAGCCCG GTGCACTGCCTGCTCCGGTGTCGGCTCAAAGGCCTGCAAGACCTGCAAGGGGAGAGGACAGCTGCTCTGCTTCATCAAGCTGGTGGTGAAATG GAACAATAACATGTTTGAGAAGGTGGTCGACAAGCAGTCGGGGTTGCCGATGGACCTGATCAGTGCGGTCACCGGGGAGATGCTGTTCTCTGACATGCAGCCTATG GTCTATCCAGTGACTGGTTTCCCGGATCACGCCATCAGCCAAGCAGCAGAAAGGGGTGTGAGAGAGCACCAGGCCCAGTACTTCTCCTCCTGTCGCATCCTGCAACAG AGGCAGACCATCGAGTTGATCCACATCACGCGCGTGCATTACAGCTGGAAGGAGAAGACCCACATCTACTTTGTTTACGGGGCCGAGCACAAAGTGTACACTGAGGACTACCCTGCGAAGTGCTGCTGCTGCACCCTGCTGTGA